One Deltaproteobacteria bacterium genomic window carries:
- a CDS encoding ABC transporter ATP-binding protein, translating to MIRTENLVKIYRTEEVETTALNNLSLEINEGEFVSIIGPSGCGKSTLLNVLGLLDSLNEGKYFFMDHEVSKYSERKRTNLRKANIGFVFQSFNLIDELTVFENVELPLLYLSVSSSERKKRVKDVLEQTGISHRMNHYPQLLSGGQQQRVAVARAVVAKPKVILADEPTGNLDSKHGGEVMDLLAELHKEGTTVVIVTHSPDYAQRAQRIIQLLDGDVVTGEVAG from the coding sequence ATGATTAGAACGGAAAACCTTGTTAAAATTTACAGGACGGAAGAGGTTGAGACAACAGCCCTGAACAACCTTAGCTTAGAAATTAATGAAGGTGAGTTCGTTTCCATTATCGGGCCATCAGGCTGCGGTAAATCAACCCTTTTAAACGTACTGGGTCTGCTTGACAGCCTCAATGAAGGCAAATATTTTTTTATGGATCATGAGGTCTCGAAATATTCTGAAAGAAAGCGAACCAATTTGAGAAAAGCCAACATAGGCTTTGTCTTTCAGAGCTTTAACCTGATTGATGAGTTAACGGTCTTTGAGAATGTTGAGCTCCCCCTCCTTTACCTGAGCGTATCCTCATCGGAGCGAAAGAAACGGGTAAAAGATGTGCTGGAGCAGACCGGTATATCCCATCGGATGAATCATTACCCACAATTGCTCTCTGGCGGTCAGCAGCAGCGTGTTGCGGTGGCTAGGGCTGTAGTAGCCAAACCCAAGGTTATCCTGGCGGACGAGCCCACTGGTAATCTGGATTCCAAACATGGTGGTGAAGTAATGGATCTCTTAGCCGAACTGCACAAAGAAGGCACCACCGTTGTTATAGTTACTCATTCACCCGATTATGCCCAACGTGCCCAGCGTATTATCCAGCTTTTGGATGGTGATGTGGTAACAGGAGAGGTGGCTGGTTAA